In Ovis aries strain OAR_USU_Benz2616 breed Rambouillet chromosome 22, ARS-UI_Ramb_v3.0, whole genome shotgun sequence, the DNA window ataccattttatatttctctatttccCTACTGATGTGCATTCagcttgtttcttatttttctctattatgaACAAAATGACAGGGAACATTTATTTGAGCACAAAGATGGGAGTGTCCCTGTGGATCTGGCTGAAAGTGTCATTGCCGGTCTCTCATGAAgggtttctcttcctcttcatcccTCAGCCACACCTGGTTCaaactctcatctttcacttaaACAATTGAGTCATCACCTGACATGATCATAGTCTGGGTCCCTCTGGTTACTCACATGGCTAAGTAAAAATCCCTCTTGTCTGAAAGATACATAAGAACTGTCTGGTTCCCCTGAGTTAAAAGACCCAGTAACTGGGTGACCTGGCCCCTGTCCCCCTCCCCTCTGCTTACAGTCCTGTCTTCCTCACAGCTCCTCCTTGGcctaccctccctccctcccagccttcTTTTAACAGCCTCCCCCAATTCCCTGCCACAGCTTGCCTTTGGAGCCCTGAGTCAAGGTCTGTGACTAGCTTTGCTAGTCTCTCCTCCATTACCAGGGAGGTTTGTTTTGATTCCCTTTGAAACCACCAGCACCAGGCCCAGTGTTAggttggttgttgtttagtcaataagttgtgtccacctcttttgtggccccacggactgtagccctccaggctcctctgaccatgggatttcctaggcaagaatactggagtgggttgccatttccttctccaggggatcttccaaacccaggaattgaacctgtgtttcctatattgcaggcagattgtctaCCACTGAGTCATTCACCCAGGAAGCCAGGATTTGGTACTACCTGTTAAATGGATGTCTGTTTTTATGTAGCAAACTTCCAATCTCACAAGTTCTTTCACAAGGAGTAAaaacatgataatatacatggaTTCTGCTATCTCAACTGCTTTGAAAAGGGAGATACAACCTTCACATTTCAGAATAAAACCTGAAATTCACTGttttgaaaacaagaaaatactTACAATTGAAAGGACCAAATTCGTAGGATCCAGCAATTCTGTCCACTGAAGAAATCTTTGAATAAAAGACTTAAAAGGGGCAGGAGCACCAGAGAGGTTAATGgcagcagaaaaacaaaaacaggtaatAATAACAGTTAACATTATTTTCAGAACCTCATAGGGCCTTCTCTTTGCAGCATCTCCTAGAATCCTCACAACATCCCCACCTTACAGGTGAAGACACTGAAGCTTCCAAGGGCTCATGAATGTACTCAAGGAAGCCCAACCAGGAAATGACCCAGTGGCCTGTGCTCTTCACTTCAAATTGCTCTTGAGGATTAAAAGCTCAGACTTTAGAGTCAAATAGAGTCAAATGTTCACTCCCCACATATCACCTTGAAGCACTGCCTAGAAAGGTGTTAGAATCTGTTTCTTCACACCCCTCAGGTGATTATAAGGCTTGTGTGCGTGCTATGCCACCtcgttgcaaccctatggactgtagcctgccaggctcctctgtccatgggattctccaggcaagaatactggagtggttgccatttcctcctccaggggatctttgcgacccagagattgaaccgaaGTTTCCTGCACTGCTGTGGATTCTCTACCAGAGTTACCTGGAAAGCCTGGTTATAAGGCTTAACTCCAGTCATAAAGAACTGAACTCTCCAGTGAAGGCTGAATAAAGGCAGTTTGGTTCACATATGGAGAAAGGAGGCTTGGTTTGCTTCCCAAAGCCCGCAGACTTTGCAGTGACTCCCTCTTTGAGACCTGCCTCTGCtaggagtccctggtggctcagaggttgaagtgtctgcttggaatgcaggagacctcggttcgatcccctagggaaggaaattggcatggagggaggagcctgactacagtccatggggtcacaaagagtcggacatgactgagagacttcactttcacttcctgctAGGACAGCTTGAGTTCCTTGTCCTTGACTTTCCCACCTAAGAGAACAGAGCTAAGCCCTACTCAAGGTCAAGGATGAATGAGAACACTCTGGAAACGTGCTGTCCAATTAACCACATGTGGCCAGGCCAATTTGAGATGTGCTGTATGTGGAAACCATACACAAAAGACTTCTAGAGAAAAGGATGTAAGAAATCGCATTCATAATTTTTTATAtcgattacatgttgaaatgttaatattttgtttctaCTGGGCTAAATGcaatatgttattaaaattacaagctaaaaagtcatatatatatttttaatgtgactactagaaaatttgGAATTACCCACGTGGCTCCATCCTATTTCTATTGGACAGCGCCTCCGGGCCACTGCCTGGAGGCGGGGCTTCCCGCAGCCCGTAATCTCACAGTCCGGTGGCCGAGCCTATAGACTCCTGGGGAGCTCCTGGGGAGGATCTGTTTTTGTGCTTCTCCAACCTGGTGCTCAGCAATAGCCTGGGCAGCAGAAGCAGACCCCTGAGGGGTGGGGAGTGACTCCTGGTTCGTGCGATCTGCAGGGTGACACTGTGTTACCCTCCCTAGCCAAGTCTGCGGCAGAGGCGACGCACGCTAACCGCCGTGGCCGTCGGCATCCTGCAAGCCTggctttcccttcccctccccggGGTCTGAGAGGGGAAGGCGGGTGCTGCGACCACGTGGCCTGCTCAAGGTCACGGCGGCCAGCGGCGACTCCAGGCCGCGCGGCCcgcgccctccccgcccccagctgcGCCGGGCCCAGGCCGTACTTGGCGTTCGGTGATCCAGAAGCGCACGTTGGGTTCCATGTGGGCGGCGGCGCCGCTGCACCCTGGGAGTCGCCCGGCCTCCGGcgcttcttcctcctcttccggGCTCCTCTTCCTGGGACCTTAAGAGCTGCCAGGAAAGGCCGCGGCGGCCGGGCCTGGCGGGGAGGAGGAGCCCGGCGGCGAGCTCCGCCCCGGGCGCGCGCGCGTCCCCTGTCCCGGCTCCCGGCTCCCAGGCCCGCGCGCCCTCGGCTCCTCGGTACCGCGTGCGCTCTGTTCCCGCTCCTGGGTTCCTGCACCCCTGCTGTCGCCTGGAGCCCACCTCCCTCATAGGCCAGGTCTTCCCAACCTTGTTCCTTACTTTCAGGTAGGCTGGCCGCCTGCAGGCCTAGACGGGGCACCTATGTAACCCCCATATCATGGGACCTACAGCGAAGATCCGATCAGGGGCGCGTGGCACCTTCCACAGCCTCACCCTGCACTCCTGCAGCGTCTGACCGTCACGAGCACAGGTTTTTTTTACCCACGGAAATCCCTTTGATTGCACGGGATGTAGGGTAGGACTACATAATTTGTGCGGCCCAGTGGTAcctcttttttgaattttcaGAAGTCGACTTGAGAGCATTAAACCAAGCCCCGGAGCCCTTCTAGGTTCCCCTAGCCCTGCCTCCCAGGCAATGTCTCTGCCCAAGTGCTTTCCCCCTGCTCTGGGGCAAATCCAGTTTCCTCTGTTGAACTTGAGAACAGGTGAAAtgacgtgaagttgctcagtcgtgtctgactctttgcgaccccatggatggtagcctaccggtctcctccgtccatgggattttccaggcaagagtgcaggTAGAGACACTTATGGAGGAAAATGTGCCTTCCTTCTGCCTCCATCCACTTCCGCAGCACTGGGGTGTGTGAGGGTTATGTGTGTTTGTGGAAGGCTGGATGTTGAGGGTGTTCAGGGGGCTCCTCAGGAGTCCTAGGTTAGGGACCTGGTGCCATGGAATACTTGGTTGTGTGACCCTGGTCAAGTCAGTATCTTCAAGTctactttctcatctgtaaaatgatgacaataattgtatctgttgtttttgttgtcgGTCCAATGAGAGAAGACGTGAAAGCCCTAGCAGTGCTGGGTCCATAGCACGTGCTCAGTCTGGGCCACTGGCAGCCAGTTGGCCTTTGCCCTCCCTTTGACTTCCCCTCCTGGAATATGAGAGTAGTTCATGGTTTTCTTCAGGCCCATGTGGCCTCTCCGCTCCCACAGGTCACTTTTTCGTATCTCCAAGacttcatctcctcctccaggaagactttCTTGATGCCCATAGCCAGGTAAGGGGTCCCCCTCCTCAGAGTTCCCCGGAATGCATCTATCGCACCGAAGTATTTAGCACATCTGTATTATCCTGCTGGCTCTACTCCAAGTATGTCACAAATCCAGCCCAGCTGACCTGCTTTCCTCTCTGCACTGTTAAGGGGTCTAGTCTTAACAAAGGAGCCAGAGTGATCCTCTAAGAACAAGATGATGTAACTCTTCTCAAAACATTTCTGCCATTTCCCATCTCAGAATAGAATCCGAAGTCCTTAGCTTACCCATAAAGCACTCTGGGCCCCCCATTaccattctcctccttcacaggTCCAGTCACATGGTCCTTTTTCACCCACCCCAAGTCCActcttgcctcagggcctttgcacctgtcATTCGCTTTGCCTAGAACCTTTTTATCCCTGCAACTCCCTCACCTCCTACATGTTTTATCTTATTTGACACAAAACCCTAAGGTGGGTACAATTACAGTGCTCATTTTGCATGAGAAAACAGACCTGGAGAGATTGATTCCTTGAAACCCTATTAAAATACCTGCACGTCTCTGCTCTAGTTCCTTGTTCTACTTTATTGTCCTTCCAGACATTTTATGTAATGTTATTGTTTATTCCCTCTACAATGTAAGTGCAAAAAGGAAGAGTTATGTCTTTTTTGCTCATTCTGCCTCCAAAATAGTACCTAGCATATAGTAGGCACTCCAGGATttgactctagcctgccaggctcctcagcccatggaattctccaggcaagaataccggagtgggtagtcattcccttctctaggggatctttccaacccagggactgaacctacgtctcccacattataggcagattctttaccatctgagccactagggaaaccatTGAAATGAATAAATGCTTCCATATTTCTTTTGTCCAGTTCCTTGGATGTGGAGCCAGcatcttattcatctttatagCCAGTGaattaaatgctcaataaatgtctgttgataaaatcagagaaggaaaactaGAGAGCCCCACAATATAAGTAAGCTGAAGCAAGAATTAACGGTGTTAAAAatccaagtattttaaaatatgtttattttttattatattttttacatgaaacacttcaagaaagaaaataattacaataattcAAATTCATGAATGATTCAAATTCATACTGCAATCCCTGGATTCAATAAATATCCTTTCTAATTATACCCAATCAATATTAGAAATGTATGCAGACACTAAGTCAGCTAACAAAGTAAGCAAAATAACTATATAAACTATAAATCTCAGGAATGGGGAACATGCATGATCAGTTAAGTCACTTTGCcactgtgtttttctttaaaaaccatGATTCACATTTCCTTCAACCATACATTCATTGCCAAGTGTTAAATTAGATCACTGATACTAACAACTTAAAACTatgttctttaaagaaaattcagtttAATACAAAGAAATTCAAGAGGAAAATTTCAGGACCCTTGATCAGAAGTTTTTCAATACCTGTCATACTACTCTGGTATACACAAAGGTTCAAGTAAGGCTGAGGAAAGAGATCTGTTTCCTTTTCCCATTGAAGACATGATTCAAGAAACAGCTGAACTACATACACACTCTGTAGAAACTAACCATCCATCCACACCTTGCCTTGGACTCATGACATTAgtaactgaaaacattttaaaagccttGGCCAacattacaaaaacaaaacatttagagTAATACTATTTATGAATATAAGCAtcgttgggtttgtttttttttttgcctgctatAAATACTAATCTTTGAAAAGCTACAAGTGAGTTCCCACTGTGGTTCTTTTCTGGTGTGGGAAGCTGCAGGTGTGCACGGGATGGTCTACTGATTTACCTTCTCAAAATATTCTCTGGAAGCAGTTGGATGGGGCTTGATCTGAAAATACAAAAGCATTTCACTGTAAGTGACTTCATGATCTCAAAAGGAAGCCGAAGGACCCCTATTTTTAACCTACagttctttaacttttaaaagattgGTCTGTTTCCTTTAAAATACATGGATGAAACTGACATGAACAGCATTCCTGGGGCCTGGTCCCACCCCCACCTGCAGCAGCTTCACGCATTTGCACACCACCTCCACCCTTGCTCCAACGTGGATATTCCAGGCCAGCAGCCCTTGAGGCAGTGAGGACCTGGGACCCTCTTGGCCGGGCTCCCATTGCTTTGGGGAAAGAAACCTACTGTAGGAGACTCGGGTGTCCAGTTGGCTGGGCAGACTTCTCCATGGGTTTCCACAAACTGGAACGCCTTCACCAAGCGGAGGGTCTCTTCCACGCTTCGGCCCACTGGGAGATCATTAACGCTCAGATGCTTGATGACTCCATTGGGGTCAATTATGAAGAGACCGCTGCATAAAGATTCATCCTCATCAGAATATCAACATCACCAGAGCTAGAAGACTCTACTTCTACTCTGCCTTTAATTCTCCTTGATAGAGCATTTATTAAACTCTATCATGTGCTTAAAAACCAGGTTTTCCTTGTACAGAAAGCTTATCATCTCTTACTGATGACAGATGCTTTAACAAAGATACGACTGGACTAGGCCACCACGGAAAACAGGCGGTGTGTTCACATTCACAGATTTGACCAGGATGTCTCACAGTATCTGAAGGTCACTGAACTACACAGAGCAAAGACTTCTCGTTAGTGATGCAGTAAGCATTCTTTGGGCAGCTGTATCAAATCTTGGCAAGAAACCATAGGCGATTGAGAAGGGACAGAGATGTATTTTATCTGTATTCTATAAATACATGAGTGAATTGAGTATCGgggagaaaatcccatgggaaaaTTTACTGGCCTTAAGTCTAGGCAAAGCAGAAatctaaaggaaaacaatcccatcacttttgtttatttttggctacccTGAGGTACAGTTTATATAGGAAAGACAGAATGAGTGCTTAGTACTCTTCCATTattaagttttcaaaataatgaactGGATTCCTGGAATTCTTCGAACCttggatttaaatatatttgatgtGTTTCAATCACTTACAGTTCTTATTTTGATCCACAGATTGTCCAAGCCCATCACAGTCACTTAGCAGCAATGTAACGAGGTAACCCACCACCCTCGGGTCTGTGCTTATCTTCTACACAGGTGAGGGTGATACTCTGACTTATGCAGAGGTCATAACACTCAAGAGGTTTCTAACAGTCCATCTTTAAAAGGGTGTGGCATCCCAAACATTGATCACTCAGGAAAAAGGCAAGTTAGGAAAAAGTCAGAAGATAAAAAGGTTCTCCCTCCCTGGGACTGGACTTAGCGGGTCTACGCTCTGAGGCTAAGGGGCCCTGGCGCATGTTCCTTCTGGGTGCAGCCAAGCTGGAGTCCACCGCGTAGATGCGGAAACGGAGAGCTGGGCTGGAGATGGGCCCACAGCACAGTCTCCAGAAAGAAGGGCTTATCTTACAAGCCAGACTCGACCCCTCTCCCTTTGTCAGTCCTAACAGTAAAACCAGTAGGGAGGTAACTACAAAGTTTGTGAGACGCTACAGGGGATTCTGGGAGGAAAACACCAGGactcttctccttcccttgccaATGCTGTCAGAGCTAGGCTTCCATTTATTAAAGGAAGGCAGTAATCTCCTTGGAGTCAAAAGGCCCAAGTTCCCAGGTGGTTCCAGAGCCAAAATTCCAGTGTACCCCCAGCAGGCGGAAGATCAGGTACAAGGGTGGGCAGGTTCAAGCCAGCCCCCAACAAAACTGTGAGGCCCTTCAAAGTAGGATCCTCGCTTGTGTCCTGCTGGTCAAGTTCTGTCCTGTCCCTCCTTCATCAGCAGCCATCACGACGCCTAGGTTCTCGTCCCACCCAGGAAGGTGGAAGGTCTGGGACGGGGCTCACAACAGCTACAAGGACCTGTGGCACAAACTCTGTAGCTGCCTCACCTTACTCAATCCTCACAACCAACCCAGGAGGTACATTCTCATTTTAATTATGGGGAGAAAGGGACTCAAAGAGGTTAAATATCTTGCTCAAAGTCATACACAGCTATTGAGCAGCTGAGCTTAAATTCAAACTCTGGTCCAGTTCCAGCGCTTGTACAAGATACCAACCATACCAGGAAACTGACTCCTACCCTTGCTGGCTCcctctgccccccgccccccgatcTCTAAGCAGTCTGATGGCTTCACTGCGAGGAGTGGCTCCCACATGGTCAGGAAGAGTGAAGCAGTGTGACCATAAGATGTGGTACTGgagacttccgtggtggtccaggggctaagactctgcattccccaatgtagggggccctggttcaatccctggtcaaggaactagatcccatgtgctgccactaagacctggtgcagccaaataaaataaaaaaatatatatttttaaaaagggtatGATATCCTTCTTCAGAAACAGGCCCAGGGAGATGCAGGGGGCACACATATCACAGTCATTTCTGAAAGACTGCCAACCCTCACAGGAGGCATCCACTGATGCTTAttacaataaaagacaaaataaggGTTTGGGGTTCTAAAAATTCCCTACCCAGGCTTCTGTAAATTCCCTGTGAAGTATGATAATGCTAAAcacaaaaaacaattttaagttcATACGAAATGGATCTTACCGTAGTGCAAGGCCGGGACCTTCTAACAGCACACCATAGTCTCGGGCAATCTGTTTGGTCAAATCTGACAAGAGTGCGATGTTCATATGGCCCAAACCACCATTctgataaaaatacaaataaggcTGGTGGTTACACTGTGGCTCCCACAGCCTCCTCAGCCAGGTAACAGGACGACTGACCAACACCAGACAGCAGGAACTGAGCACCCACAGCGGGCCGAGTGCTGCTTCTAAGAGGAGAAGATGCTCTACTGCCTCACTTCCTCCTCCGGCAACCCAGAGTAGCTACTATCATCAtcgccattttacagatgatgaaactgaggcacacacagGTTGAGCAACTTGCTCCAGGTCCCAGCTAGAAAGGGGCAGAGGCAGGATTTAAACCCACCGAATACTACAGACTTTTCTAATTCTTAAAGTATCCTTTTGGTTGAAGATTCATTTCTGAAACATAAAGAtggaataataattaaaaaaaagaatactttgaCTAATTTGATATTTGATAGTCCAACATCATAGCTAGAAACTGATTCTCCCAAGCAagttttgaggcaagaatactgatcaTGCAGAAGAGTAAAATCAGAGAACTTAACCACTGTCCCACCTGCCTACAGGGTACGGGGATCTACAGGGTCCAGGGATCTATAGGGTCCAGGTGAAGAGGGGAGACAATGGAATCCAGCTGTTTCCCCTGTCCTGCTGAGTTTGTTCTCTGTTACTGGTTGGAAAACACAAGTGTAGCGAGGAGTAAATACATGCAGTGTTACAGGAGACATGGATAGAGCGTAACAGAATCTGCCAGTAGGTTAGGACTGACAGCCCATTTCAGACTAGTCATGCTTTAACAACTTCTAGGCTGGTCTTTCATGGGACCCAGCAGTTTCTAAGCTCACAAGCGCAGAGGCGGTGTGGGTATGCGTGTACCTTCCTCGGCGTGTTTATCCAGGCCAAGTGGCTGAAGTGGGAGTCCACCGACACTGCGACAACTTCACAGTTCACATCATGAAATTCATTGGCTTTGTCACTGAAAGCAATAATTTCTGTAGGACACACAAAGGTGCTAGGGAAAAAGGGCAGGAATTCTcatcagagaattttttttagaaGACTTTTAAAATCTGAACAACAGTTGTCTAAAgagtagttctatttttcttaAAGGAGAAAAAGGCTAAAGGGTTAATCGTCCTCACTGGACTCCTGGTCACAATgatactccagttaaaaaaaaaaaaattaaccaactATTTTAAGAATCATATCAAAATATAAGGGTGGCAGAGACATACTCCaagaataaaaacacatttttatttaaataagtagcttcatgagaaaattcattttattatccTTACTTTTCTCATTTCCCCCAGACCAGTGGAAACTTCCTCCCTGACAGGCTTACAGGAACCACCACTCCAGAGTAGAACGTGGGCTCGAGGGCACGTGGGTTTAGTAATACAGTTCCCGGGCTGCAGAGCCATTAAGCAAGAgccacagggcttctctggtggtccagagggtaagaatctccttgcagtacaagggacataggttcgatccctgatcccagatcccacatgccacagagcagctaagcccgtatcctgcaactattgagcctgcgctctagaacccaggagccgcaactactcaGCCTAcattctgcaactactgaagcccatgcgccctaGAGGTCTTGCTCCGCCGCACGAGAAACCActccaatgagaagcccaagcactgcaagagagaagcccccgctcaccacaactaaagaaagcccacgtGTAGCACCTAAGTCCCACTACAGCCAATACATACATAcctacatcttaaaaaaaaaagccatattaAAACCCATTAGAAGGAATGCCACTCCACCCCCTATACTTATCTCTTGTGAATTAACTACAGATGCAAGCTGTATCAACAAGACCATCAGTGACAGAGTCAGCAATAACCCTCCCCTTGACAAGAGTAAAGATAGGCAGTGTCAGTGGGAAGGCAGCGATCTTCGCTTGCTCGCAGAATGATGTTACAGCATCACAGAAAATACACTTACAAATCCAAAGGATAGAAGAAGAGCACCAAATATTTCCCCTTAAAGTCATCAAGGCTAATTTCTTTGAACTCTCCGCTGACAACAGCTGTACCCTTAAAATAGGGTGCGTGCTGGGTGACGGCGGGGGCACGGTATGAGGAACCTGAAAAATACCCCCAAAACATGCATATAGTTCATTCGTTAAACCAACTACTTATCCGATTTTACTCAAACCTCTCCCAGTAATCAGTAATATAATTAAAAGGTTCAGTTTAATTGTACATCTTACAAAACTGTTTCTCTTTCCATAGGTCTAGGCTGTACACTAATTCAAAGTGCTATGGAAACTAAAGAGacaggagggaattccctgggagtccagcggttaagactcagTTCCTGCTTCAGGGGACATCAGTGTGCTCCCTaatcgggaaactaagatcccacgtgccataagGTGCGACcaaaaggcaaataaatagataaaagaagACAGGAGAGTGTAGGGATGGATGAACATAGAATTAAGGACCAATGAGCCTGAAGGTGGGTTCTAAGCACGGTCTGGATTTTTGCCAAGACCAGGGCGGATGGCACAAAGGAAGGAGCAGGGCAGGTGTGGGGAATGGGCGGTAGCAGTTTGCTTGATGTAGAGAACAGGTGTGCATGGAAGGAAGACGCAT includes these proteins:
- the PRDX3 gene encoding thioredoxin-dependent peroxide reductase, mitochondrial; the protein is MAAAAGRLLRASLFRHVSAIPWGISASAALRPAASRRMCLTNALWSGSDQAKFSFSTSSSYRAPAVTQHAPYFKGTAVVSGEFKEISLDDFKGKYLVLFFYPLDFTFVCPTEIIAFSDKANEFHDVNCEVVAVSVDSHFSHLAWINTPRKNGGLGHMNIALLSDLTKQIARDYGVLLEGPGLALRGLFIIDPNGVIKHLSVNDLPVGRSVEETLRLVKAFQFVETHGEVCPANWTPESPTIKPHPTASREYFEKVNQ